From the Streptomyces nigrescens genome, one window contains:
- the pepN gene encoding aminopeptidase N, translating into MPGTNLTRDEAQERARLLTVDAYEIDLDLSAAQEGGAPGSAEDGSTGGTYRSVTTVRFDVAEAGADSFIDLVAPAVREVVLNGEALDPGEVFKDSRIALTGLRAGRNDLTVVADCAYTNTGEGLHRFVDPVDQQAYLYTQFEVPDARRVFASFEQPDLKATFQFTVKAPEGWTVISNSPTPEPSDNVWRFEPTPRISTYITALIVGPYHSVHSSYEKDGRTVPLGIYCRPSLAEHLDADEIFAVTRQGFEWFQEKFDYDYPFAKYDQLFVPEFNAGAMENAGAVTIRDQYVFRSKVTDAAYEVRAETILHELAHMWFGDLVTMEWWNDLWLNESFATYTSIACQAYAPGSKWPHSWTTFANSMKTWAYRQDQLPSTHPIMAEINDLDDVLVNFDGITYAKGASVLKQLVAYVGMDEFFQGVQAYFKAHAYGNTRLSDLLGALEETSGRDLKTWSKKWLETAGINILRPEIEVDGAGVITSFAVKQEAPALPAGAKGEPVLRPHRIAVGAYELRDGKLVRTERIELDVDGELTAVPQLVGKARPAVILLNDDDLSYAKVRLDEESLKAVTEHLGDFTESLPRALSWASAWDMTRDAELPARDYLSLVLSGIGKESDIGVVQSLHRQVKLALDLYAAPEWRETGLATWTAAALEQLRAAEPGSDHQLAWARAFAASARTDAQLDLLQGLLDGTEEISGLAVDTELRWALLQRLAATGRADEKAIAAELDRDKTSAGERHAATARAARPTAEAKAEAWASVVESDKLPNSLQEAVIGGFVQPDQRELLAPYTAKYFAAVKDIWNSRSHEMAQQIVVGLYPALQVSQETLDTTDAWLASADPSPALRRLMTESRAGIERALKAQRADAAA; encoded by the coding sequence GTGCCTGGCACAAATCTGACCCGCGACGAGGCGCAGGAGCGGGCGCGCCTGCTGACCGTGGACGCGTATGAGATCGATCTCGACCTCTCCGCCGCGCAGGAGGGGGGCGCCCCCGGGTCGGCCGAGGACGGGAGCACAGGAGGCACGTACCGGTCCGTGACGACGGTGCGGTTCGACGTCGCCGAGGCGGGCGCGGACTCCTTCATCGATCTGGTGGCGCCGGCCGTGCGCGAAGTGGTGCTCAACGGCGAGGCGCTGGATCCGGGCGAGGTGTTCAAGGACTCGCGGATCGCGCTGACGGGGCTGCGGGCCGGCCGCAACGATCTGACGGTCGTGGCGGACTGCGCCTACACCAACACCGGTGAGGGGCTGCACCGCTTCGTCGACCCGGTCGACCAACAGGCCTATCTGTACACACAGTTCGAGGTGCCGGACGCCCGTCGGGTGTTCGCTTCCTTCGAGCAGCCGGATCTGAAGGCGACCTTCCAGTTCACCGTGAAGGCCCCGGAGGGCTGGACGGTGATCTCCAATTCGCCGACGCCGGAGCCGAGCGACAACGTCTGGCGCTTCGAGCCGACCCCGCGGATCTCGACCTACATCACCGCGCTGATCGTCGGCCCGTACCACAGCGTGCACAGCTCGTACGAGAAGGACGGGCGGACGGTGCCGCTGGGCATCTACTGCCGGCCGTCGCTGGCCGAGCACCTGGACGCCGACGAGATCTTCGCGGTCACCCGGCAGGGCTTCGAGTGGTTCCAGGAGAAGTTCGACTACGACTACCCGTTCGCGAAGTACGACCAGCTCTTCGTGCCGGAGTTCAACGCCGGCGCGATGGAGAACGCGGGCGCGGTGACCATCCGCGACCAGTACGTCTTCCGGTCCAAGGTGACGGACGCGGCGTACGAGGTGCGCGCGGAGACGATCCTGCACGAGCTGGCGCACATGTGGTTCGGCGACCTGGTCACCATGGAGTGGTGGAACGACCTGTGGCTGAATGAGTCGTTCGCCACCTACACCTCGATCGCCTGCCAGGCCTACGCCCCGGGCTCGAAGTGGCCGCACTCGTGGACGACGTTCGCCAACTCCATGAAGACCTGGGCCTACCGGCAGGACCAGCTGCCGTCCACGCACCCGATCATGGCCGAGATCAATGACCTCGACGATGTGCTGGTCAACTTCGACGGCATCACCTACGCCAAGGGCGCCAGCGTCCTCAAGCAGCTGGTCGCCTATGTCGGCATGGACGAGTTCTTCCAGGGCGTGCAGGCCTATTTCAAGGCGCACGCCTACGGCAACACCCGGCTCTCGGATCTGCTCGGCGCGCTGGAGGAGACCTCCGGCCGTGACCTGAAGACCTGGTCGAAGAAGTGGCTGGAGACCGCCGGGATCAACATCCTGCGGCCGGAGATCGAGGTGGACGGCGCCGGCGTCATCACCTCCTTCGCGGTGAAGCAGGAGGCTCCGGCGCTCCCGGCCGGCGCCAAGGGCGAGCCGGTGCTGCGGCCGCACCGGATCGCGGTCGGCGCCTACGAGCTGCGGGACGGCAAGCTGGTGCGGACCGAGCGCATCGAGCTGGACGTGGACGGTGAACTGACCGCCGTGCCCCAGCTGGTGGGCAAGGCGCGGCCGGCCGTCATCCTCCTCAACGACGACGATCTGTCGTACGCCAAGGTCCGGCTGGACGAGGAGTCGCTGAAGGCCGTCACCGAGCACCTCGGCGACTTCACCGAGTCGCTGCCGCGCGCCCTGTCGTGGGCGTCGGCCTGGGACATGACGCGGGACGCCGAACTCCCCGCCCGTGACTATCTGTCGCTGGTGCTGTCGGGCATCGGCAAGGAGTCGGACATCGGCGTCGTCCAGTCGCTGCACCGCCAGGTGAAGCTGGCGCTGGACCTGTACGCGGCTCCGGAGTGGCGCGAGACGGGTCTGGCGACGTGGACCGCGGCGGCCCTGGAGCAGCTGCGGGCGGCCGAGCCGGGCAGCGACCACCAGCTGGCGTGGGCCCGCGCGTTCGCCGCCTCGGCCCGTACGGACGCGCAACTGGACCTGCTGCAGGGCCTGCTGGACGGTACGGAGGAGATCTCCGGGCTGGCCGTGGACACCGAGCTGCGCTGGGCGCTGCTGCAGCGGCTGGCGGCCACCGGCCGGGCGGACGAGAAGGCCATCGCGGCGGAGCTGGACCGGGACAAGACCTCCGCGGGCGAGCGGCACGCCGCGACCGCGCGCGCGGCGCGTCCCACGGCGGAGGCGAAGGCCGAGGCCTGGGCCTCGGTCGTGGAGTCGGACAAGCTCCCCAACTCCCTGCAGGAGGCCGTCATCGGCGGCTTCGTCCAGCCGGACCAGCGGGAGCTGCTGGCGCCGTACACCGCGAAGTACTTCGCCGCGGTGAAGGACATCTGGAACTCCCGCAGCCATGAGATGGCGCAGCAGATCGTGGTGGGTCTCTACCCGGCG
- a CDS encoding DUF1203 domain-containing protein, producing the protein MTTYTALPLPATAHKELCATDDAGRPAAPFTAREDGVPLDAVGSPLRCCLRDVRAGERVALVSYAPLRRWADATGAQPGAYDEQGPVFVHAEPCGGPDAAAGRYPAVRAGALRVLRRYNARGEIVGGRLLEVPGDAPAAFDAALGEAFADPEVALVHVRAVEYGCFHFEVRRP; encoded by the coding sequence ATGACGACCTACACCGCACTTCCTCTCCCGGCGACCGCCCACAAGGAGCTCTGCGCAACCGACGACGCCGGGCGGCCCGCCGCGCCGTTCACCGCCCGCGAGGACGGGGTGCCGCTGGACGCCGTCGGCAGTCCGCTGCGCTGCTGTCTGCGCGACGTCCGCGCCGGCGAGCGGGTCGCGCTGGTCTCGTACGCGCCGCTGCGCCGCTGGGCGGACGCGACCGGGGCGCAGCCCGGGGCCTACGACGAGCAGGGCCCGGTGTTCGTCCACGCCGAGCCGTGCGGCGGCCCGGACGCCGCGGCCGGCCGCTATCCGGCCGTGCGGGCGGGCGCCCTGCGGGTGCTGCGCCGCTACAACGCCCGGGGCGAGATCGTCGGCGGCCGGCTCCTGGAGGTCCCGGGGGACGCCCCGGCGGCGTTCGACGCGGCCCTCGGGGAGGCGTTCGCGGACCCGGAGGTGGCGCTGGTGCACGTCCGGGCCGTGGAGTACGGCTGCTTCCACTTCGAGGTCCGGCGGCCCTGA
- a CDS encoding aspartate-semialdehyde dehydrogenase — protein sequence MRIGIVGATGQVGGVVRGILAERNFPVEQLRLFASARSAGRTLPWQDTEITVEDAATADYSALDIVIFSAGGATSKALAEKVADAGPVVIDNSSAWRRDPQVPLVVSEVNPQAITDRPKGIIANPNCTTMAAMPVLRPLHDEAGLVSLVVATYQAVSGSGLAGVEELEGQVRKVIEQDATKLTHDGGAVEFPEPDKYVAPIAFNVLPMAGSIVDDGLNETDEEQKLRHESRKILEIPDLKVSGTCVRVPVFTGHSLQVNARFARPLSPARAQELLAGAPGVTLSDVPTPLQAAGQDASFVGRIREDETAENGLALFVSNDNLRKGAALNAVQIAELVAAELRG from the coding sequence ATGAGGATCGGAATCGTCGGAGCCACCGGACAGGTCGGCGGCGTGGTGCGGGGCATCCTCGCCGAGCGGAACTTCCCGGTCGAGCAGCTGCGGCTGTTCGCTTCGGCCCGGTCCGCCGGACGCACCCTTCCGTGGCAGGACACCGAGATCACCGTCGAGGACGCGGCCACCGCCGACTACTCGGCGCTGGACATCGTGATCTTCTCGGCCGGCGGCGCCACGTCCAAGGCGCTGGCGGAGAAGGTCGCCGACGCCGGACCGGTCGTGATCGACAACTCCTCGGCCTGGCGCCGTGACCCCCAGGTCCCGCTGGTCGTCTCCGAGGTCAACCCGCAGGCCATCACGGACCGGCCCAAGGGCATCATCGCCAACCCGAACTGCACGACCATGGCCGCCATGCCGGTGCTGCGTCCGCTGCACGACGAGGCCGGTCTGGTCTCGCTGGTCGTCGCCACCTACCAGGCGGTCTCCGGCAGCGGTCTGGCCGGTGTGGAGGAGCTGGAGGGCCAGGTCCGCAAGGTCATCGAGCAGGACGCCACCAAGCTGACGCACGACGGTGGCGCGGTGGAGTTCCCGGAGCCCGACAAGTACGTCGCCCCGATCGCCTTCAATGTGCTGCCGATGGCCGGCTCGATCGTCGACGACGGGCTGAACGAGACCGACGAGGAGCAGAAGCTCCGCCACGAGAGCCGCAAGATCCTGGAGATCCCGGACCTGAAGGTGTCCGGCACCTGTGTCCGCGTCCCGGTCTTCACCGGTCACTCGCTGCAGGTCAACGCCCGCTTCGCGCGTCCGCTCAGCCCCGCCCGGGCCCAGGAGCTGCTGGCCGGCGCCCCCGGCGTCACCCTCTCCGACGTGCCCACCCCGCTCCAGGCCGCCGGCCAGGACGCGTCCTTCGTGGGCCGCATCCGTGAGGACGAGACCGCCGAGAACGGCCTGGCGCTGTTCGTCTCCAACGACAACCTCCGCAAGGGCGCGGCGCTGAACGCCGTCCAGATCGCGGAGCTGGTCGCCGCGGAGCTGCGCGGCTGA
- a CDS encoding TetR/AcrR family transcriptional regulator, which translates to MPRTVDRAQQRRQIGAAVLRLAAEQGLDEVSVRTVAAAAGRSPGAVQKYFRTKDELLAFAAELAGERVEERMAAVERGLPPREALRALVLATLPVDAERRAEAAAQLAFATRAAHHPGLGAIRRQVDQGVREALGGWLASAGHGRGPDPAADCLALADAVLALSDGLALRLLYAPDDREALLCALDRALEALLPPPVPHP; encoded by the coding sequence GTGCCCAGAACCGTGGACCGTGCGCAGCAGCGCCGGCAGATCGGTGCGGCGGTTCTGCGCCTCGCCGCGGAGCAGGGCCTGGACGAGGTCAGCGTGCGCACCGTGGCCGCCGCGGCCGGCCGCTCACCGGGTGCCGTACAGAAGTACTTCCGCACCAAGGACGAGCTGCTGGCCTTCGCCGCCGAGCTGGCCGGTGAACGCGTCGAGGAGCGGATGGCCGCCGTCGAGCGCGGTCTGCCACCGCGTGAGGCGCTGCGGGCACTCGTCCTCGCCACCCTCCCCGTGGACGCCGAACGCCGGGCCGAGGCCGCGGCCCAGCTGGCCTTCGCCACCCGCGCGGCCCACCATCCCGGGCTCGGCGCGATCCGCCGGCAGGTCGACCAGGGGGTCCGGGAGGCCCTCGGCGGCTGGCTGGCGTCCGCCGGGCACGGCCGCGGCCCGGATCCGGCCGCCGACTGCCTGGCCCTCGCGGATGCCGTACTCGCGCTGTCCGACGGGCTGGCGCTGCGGCTGCTGTACGCGCCCGACGACCGGGAAGCGCTGCTGTGCGCCCTCGACCGCGCGCTGGAGGCGCTGCTTCCGCCCCCGGTGCCGCATCCTTGA
- a CDS encoding TIGR03767 family metallophosphoesterase yields the protein MSRIRSAAATLDRRTFLAATGAVGAATGLGLAFGPDRTAQAATVSPGPAPAAPVPVEAPAVPRVPYTRGTTLGGVSAPRGSGGFRRLGDGPAWDRVVRTELGTAHGGRDGRRTALASFVQFTDLHLVDVQSPLRYEYLRAETASAWRPQEALSVAGVVSLIERVNALPGGPATGAPLSFVMTTGDNTDNNSKLELEWYLTAMSGGRITPNSGDPRRYEGVQDSGLKLYWQPDSAVRDADKALGFPRLDGFLDAAIRTVHSPGLRMPWYSTVGNHDSLPGGCYAPGDPFWTEVATGEHKLETLPSAEAAKVWQAVKDGLDPKGEDFKRLLKSHAKQSRRVTPDERRAPFTRAEYLRAHLDPAHTGPGPHGHGYTAAHLDGTRLYYSFRISDDVLGISLDTTDPGGHYTGSVGDAQLRWLERTLKENEKGEKAHVLVFSHHTSKTMNNTRPDPARPHEKRHGGPELVEVLAAHPAVVGWINGHSHKNEIMAHGGFWEISTASHIDFPQLARVIELVDNHDGTLSLFTTLVESAAPHRTDFTDLSQTGLAALYRELSFNAPQSRTDLAGTARDRNVELLLKRR from the coding sequence ATGTCCCGTATACGGTCCGCCGCCGCCACTCTCGACCGCCGTACGTTCCTCGCCGCCACCGGAGCCGTCGGCGCCGCCACCGGACTCGGGCTCGCCTTCGGCCCCGACCGGACGGCGCAGGCCGCCACCGTCAGCCCCGGCCCGGCCCCGGCGGCGCCCGTACCGGTCGAGGCCCCCGCCGTCCCCCGCGTCCCCTACACCCGGGGCACCACCCTCGGCGGTGTGTCCGCCCCGCGCGGCAGCGGCGGCTTCCGCCGGCTCGGCGACGGCCCCGCCTGGGACCGGGTGGTACGCACCGAGCTGGGCACCGCACACGGCGGACGGGACGGGCGGCGTACCGCGCTGGCCTCGTTCGTGCAGTTCACCGATCTGCACCTGGTCGACGTGCAGAGCCCGCTGCGCTACGAGTACCTGCGCGCCGAGACCGCCAGCGCCTGGCGGCCGCAGGAGGCGCTGTCCGTGGCCGGGGTCGTCTCGCTGATCGAGCGGGTCAACGCGCTGCCCGGCGGGCCCGCCACCGGTGCCCCGCTGTCCTTCGTGATGACCACCGGCGACAACACCGACAACAACTCCAAGCTGGAGCTGGAGTGGTACCTGACCGCGATGAGCGGCGGCCGGATCACCCCGAATTCCGGCGACCCGCGCCGCTACGAAGGCGTCCAGGACAGCGGGCTGAAGCTGTACTGGCAGCCGGACAGCGCGGTGCGCGACGCCGACAAGGCGCTGGGCTTCCCCCGGCTGGACGGGTTCCTGGACGCGGCGATCCGGACCGTCCACAGCCCCGGCCTGCGGATGCCCTGGTACTCGACGGTCGGCAACCACGACTCGCTGCCCGGCGGCTGCTATGCGCCCGGTGACCCGTTCTGGACCGAGGTCGCCACCGGCGAGCACAAGCTGGAGACGCTGCCCTCCGCCGAGGCCGCGAAGGTGTGGCAGGCGGTCAAGGACGGCCTCGACCCCAAGGGGGAGGACTTCAAGCGGCTGCTGAAGTCGCACGCCAAGCAGTCCAGGAGGGTCACCCCCGACGAGCGGCGCGCCCCCTTCACCCGGGCCGAGTATCTGCGCGCCCACCTGGACCCGGCGCACACCGGCCCCGGCCCGCACGGCCACGGCTACACCGCCGCGCACCTCGACGGGACCCGCCTCTACTACAGCTTCCGGATCTCCGACGACGTCCTCGGCATCAGCCTGGACACCACCGACCCCGGCGGCCACTACACCGGCTCGGTCGGCGACGCCCAACTGCGCTGGCTGGAGCGGACCCTGAAGGAGAACGAGAAGGGCGAGAAGGCCCATGTGCTGGTCTTCAGCCACCACACCAGCAAGACGATGAACAACACCCGCCCCGACCCGGCCCGGCCGCACGAGAAGCGGCACGGCGGCCCGGAGCTGGTCGAGGTGCTGGCCGCGCACCCCGCGGTCGTCGGCTGGATCAACGGCCACAGTCACAAGAACGAGATCATGGCGCACGGCGGCTTCTGGGAGATCTCCACCGCCTCGCACATCGACTTCCCGCAACTGGCCCGGGTCATCGAGCTGGTGGACAACCACGACGGCACGCTGTCGCTGTTCACCACCCTGGTCGAGTCGGCCGCCCCGCACCGCACGGACTTCACCGACCTCTCGCAGACCGGGCTGGCCGCCCTCTACCGCGAGCTGTCCTTCAACGCGCCCCAGTCCCGTACGGACCTCGCGGGCACGGCCCGGGACCGCAACGTCGAGCTGCTGCTCAAGCGGCGCTGA
- the pepN gene encoding aminopeptidase N codes for MPGENLSRDEARERGRLLSVDAYDVALDVRSAVARDASAETFRSLTTLRFRCAEPGASTFVDLLAPSVTSVTLNGRELDPGAVFDGTRITLDGLAAENTLVVDAQCAYSRTGEGLHRFVDPEDGEVYLYTQYEPADSRRVFANFEQPDLKAPFTFEVTAPEGWLVVSNGAQEGGAEGGRHRFATTKPISTYITAVVAGPYHFVSDTYRRTFEDGTELEIPLGALCRKGLAKHFDADDVFTVTKQGLDFFHDHFDFPYPFGKYDTAFVPEYNLGAMENPGCVTFREEFIFRGKVTEASYERRANVILHEMAHMWFGDLVTMQWWDDLWLKESYADFMGAFALVEATRFRDGWITFANRRKSWAYRADQLPSTHPVTADIRDLEDAKLNFDGITYAKGAAVLKQLVAYVGQEAFLEGARRYFKRHAYGNTRLTDLLTVLEETSGRDLASWSRAWLETAGVNSLTPQVTYDAKDRITELSILQEAAPEQPELRPHRVAVGLYRRQGADPALVRYARAEVDVSGPRTVVPELAGAERPELVLVNDDDLTYCKVRFDEGSLATLRARLGDLADPMARALCWAALWGLTRDGLMPARDYLGLVRRFAGQETDIGVLQSLHGQAQTALEYYSAPDRREPAARDLAEGALHELRLAAPGSGHQLTWARHFAALATTPADLQLLKGLLDGTAKIDGLDVDQELRWTLLEPLAAHGVADEAVLAAELARDDTASGKRHQVRCLAARPSAGVKAQAWADVVESDALSNALVEATIAGFAQPGQRELLAPYAPRYFAEIERVWRERSIEIAMDVVRGLFPSWQVEQATLDAADRWLDGHGQAAPALRRMVLEERDDLARALRAQACDEAAGARP; via the coding sequence GTGCCAGGTGAGAATCTTTCCCGGGACGAAGCACGTGAGCGGGGCCGGCTGCTGAGCGTCGACGCCTACGACGTGGCGCTGGACGTCCGCTCAGCGGTCGCCCGTGACGCGTCGGCCGAGACCTTCCGCTCCCTGACCACCCTCCGCTTCCGCTGCGCCGAGCCCGGCGCCTCGACCTTCGTGGACCTGCTGGCACCGTCGGTCACCTCGGTCACCCTCAACGGCCGGGAGCTGGACCCCGGGGCGGTGTTCGACGGCACCCGGATCACGCTGGACGGGCTGGCCGCCGAGAACACCCTCGTCGTCGACGCGCAGTGCGCCTACAGCCGGACCGGTGAGGGCCTGCACCGCTTCGTGGACCCCGAGGACGGCGAGGTCTACCTCTACACGCAGTACGAACCGGCCGACTCCCGCCGGGTCTTCGCGAACTTCGAACAGCCCGATCTGAAGGCCCCGTTCACCTTCGAGGTGACCGCCCCCGAGGGCTGGCTGGTGGTCAGCAACGGCGCACAGGAGGGCGGGGCCGAGGGCGGCCGGCACCGTTTCGCGACGACGAAGCCGATCTCGACGTACATCACGGCCGTGGTCGCCGGCCCGTACCACTTCGTCTCCGACACCTACCGGCGCACCTTCGAGGACGGGACGGAGCTGGAGATCCCGCTGGGCGCGCTGTGCCGCAAGGGGCTGGCGAAGCACTTCGACGCGGACGACGTCTTCACCGTCACCAAGCAGGGCCTGGACTTCTTCCACGACCACTTCGACTTCCCGTACCCGTTCGGGAAGTACGACACCGCCTTCGTCCCGGAGTACAACCTCGGGGCGATGGAGAACCCCGGCTGTGTCACCTTCCGCGAGGAGTTCATCTTCCGCGGGAAGGTGACCGAGGCGTCCTACGAGCGCCGGGCCAACGTCATCCTGCACGAGATGGCGCACATGTGGTTCGGCGATCTGGTCACCATGCAGTGGTGGGACGACCTGTGGCTCAAGGAGTCCTACGCGGACTTCATGGGGGCCTTCGCGCTGGTGGAGGCGACCCGCTTCCGGGACGGCTGGATCACCTTCGCCAACCGCCGCAAGTCCTGGGCCTACCGCGCCGACCAGCTGCCCTCCACCCACCCGGTCACCGCCGACATCCGTGACCTGGAGGACGCCAAGCTCAACTTCGACGGCATCACCTACGCCAAGGGCGCCGCGGTCCTCAAGCAGCTGGTGGCGTATGTGGGGCAGGAGGCGTTCCTGGAGGGCGCCCGGCGCTACTTCAAGCGGCACGCCTACGGCAACACCCGGCTGACGGACCTGCTGACGGTGCTGGAGGAGACGTCCGGCCGGGACCTGGCGAGCTGGTCGCGTGCCTGGCTGGAGACCGCGGGCGTCAACTCCCTGACCCCGCAGGTGACCTATGACGCCAAGGACCGGATCACCGAGCTGAGCATCCTCCAGGAGGCGGCACCCGAGCAGCCCGAGCTGCGGCCGCACCGGGTCGCGGTGGGCCTCTACCGGCGCCAGGGCGCGGACCCGGCGCTGGTGCGCTACGCCCGTGCGGAGGTGGATGTCTCCGGGCCGCGGACGGTCGTCCCGGAGCTGGCCGGTGCCGAGCGGCCCGAGCTGGTCCTGGTCAACGACGACGATCTGACGTACTGCAAGGTCCGTTTCGACGAGGGGTCGCTGGCCACCCTGCGGGCCCGGCTCGGCGATCTGGCCGACCCGATGGCGCGGGCGCTGTGCTGGGCCGCGCTGTGGGGTCTGACCCGGGACGGGCTGATGCCGGCCCGCGACTACCTCGGCCTGGTGCGGCGGTTCGCGGGCCAGGAGACCGACATCGGTGTGCTGCAGTCGCTGCACGGGCAGGCGCAGACGGCGCTGGAGTACTACTCCGCGCCGGACCGCCGGGAGCCCGCGGCGCGGGACCTGGCCGAGGGCGCGCTGCACGAGCTGCGGCTGGCCGCGCCCGGCAGCGGCCATCAGCTCACCTGGGCCCGGCACTTCGCCGCCCTCGCCACCACGCCCGCCGATCTCCAGCTGCTCAAGGGCCTGCTGGACGGTACGGCGAAGATCGACGGCCTGGACGTGGACCAGGAGCTGCGCTGGACCCTGCTGGAGCCGCTGGCCGCCCACGGTGTCGCGGACGAGGCGGTGCTCGCCGCCGAGCTGGCCCGTGACGACACCGCGTCCGGCAAGCGCCACCAGGTGCGCTGTCTGGCCGCCCGCCCCTCGGCCGGGGTGAAGGCGCAGGCGTGGGCGGACGTCGTGGAGTCCGATGCGCTCTCCAATGCGCTGGTGGAGGCGACGATCGCCGGGTTCGCGCAGCCCGGGCAGCGGGAGCTGCTGGCCCCGTACGCCCCGCGCTACTTCGCGGAGATCGAGCGGGTGTGGCGGGAGCGGTCCATCGAGATCGCGATGGATGTGGTGCGCGGGCTGTTCCCGTCCTGGCAGGTGGAGCAGGCCACGCTGGACGCCGCGGACCGCTGGCTGGACGGGCACGGCCAGGCGGCCCCGGCGCTGCGCCGGATGGTGCTGGAGGAGCGGGACGATCTGGCCCGTGCGCTGCGGGCACAGGCTTGTGACGAGGCGGCCGGGGCACGGCCGTAA
- a CDS encoding DsbA family protein: MSETAKTPADFWFDPLCPWAWMTSRWMLEVEKVRPVEVRWHVMSLAVLNEDRLDELPEEYRELLKTAWGPVRVCIAAEQQHGSEVLGPLYTALGTRFHNRGLERTRETIVDALAEAGLPAELADAADSDAYDAELRASHKEGIDLVGQEVGTPVIAVPGHDGDQIAFFGPVVTPAPKGEEAAKLWDGTLMVASIPGFYEIKRTRTQGPIFD, translated from the coding sequence GTGTCCGAGACCGCGAAGACCCCCGCAGACTTCTGGTTCGACCCGCTGTGCCCCTGGGCCTGGATGACCTCCCGCTGGATGCTGGAGGTGGAGAAGGTCCGCCCGGTCGAGGTGCGCTGGCATGTGATGAGCCTGGCGGTGCTGAACGAGGACCGGCTCGACGAGCTGCCCGAGGAGTACCGCGAACTGCTCAAGACCGCCTGGGGCCCGGTGCGGGTGTGCATCGCCGCCGAGCAGCAGCACGGCAGCGAGGTGCTCGGCCCGCTCTACACCGCGCTCGGCACCCGCTTCCACAACCGCGGTCTGGAGCGCACCCGCGAGACGATCGTGGACGCCCTCGCGGAGGCCGGCCTGCCCGCCGAGCTGGCCGACGCCGCGGACTCCGACGCCTACGACGCGGAGCTGCGCGCCTCCCACAAGGAAGGCATCGACCTGGTCGGCCAGGAGGTCGGCACTCCCGTCATCGCCGTCCCGGGTCACGACGGCGACCAGATCGCCTTCTTCGGCCCGGTCGTCACCCCGGCCCCCAAGGGCGAGGAGGCCGCCAAGCTGTGGGACGGCACGCTGATGGTCGCGTCCATCCCGGGCTTCTACGAGATCAAGCGGACCCGGACGCAGGGCCCGATTTTCGACTGA
- a CDS encoding superoxide dismutase, with the protein MATYTLPELPYDYAALAPVISPEIIELHHDKHHAAYVKGANDTLEQLAEARDKDQWGSINGLEKNLAFHLSGHILHSIYWHNMTGEGGGEPLEKDGVGELADAIAESFGSFAKFKAQLTKASATTQGSGWGVLAYEPVTGRLIVEQIYDHQGNVGQGSVPILVFDAWEHAFYLQYKNQKVDFIEAMWQVVNWQDVAKRYRSAQERANNLLLAP; encoded by the coding sequence ATGGCGACCTACACACTTCCGGAACTCCCCTACGACTACGCGGCGCTGGCCCCGGTCATCAGCCCCGAGATCATCGAGCTGCACCACGACAAGCACCACGCGGCGTATGTGAAGGGTGCGAACGACACCCTGGAGCAGCTCGCTGAGGCGCGCGACAAGGACCAGTGGGGCAGCATCAACGGCCTGGAGAAGAACCTCGCGTTCCACCTCTCCGGCCACATCCTGCACAGCATCTACTGGCACAACATGACCGGTGAGGGCGGCGGCGAGCCGCTGGAGAAGGACGGTGTGGGCGAGCTGGCCGACGCGATCGCCGAGTCCTTCGGCTCGTTCGCGAAGTTCAAGGCCCAGCTGACCAAGGCCTCCGCCACCACCCAGGGCTCCGGCTGGGGCGTCCTCGCCTACGAGCCGGTCACCGGCCGGCTGATCGTCGAGCAGATCTACGACCACCAGGGCAACGTCGGCCAGGGCTCGGTCCCGATCCTGGTCTTCGACGCCTGGGAGCACGCCTTCTACCTGCAGTACAAGAACCAGAAGGTGGACTTCATCGAGGCCATGTGGCAGGTCGTGAACTGGCAGGACGTCGCCAAGCGGTACCGCTCCGCTCAGGAGCGGGCGAACAACCTGCTGCTGGCTCCGTAA